Sequence from the Methanobacteriaceae archaeon genome:
AATTTAGAATTAGAAGTAGAAAAGAGAACTTTAGAATTGATACAATTAAATAAAAATCTTCAAAAAGAGATTAATGAAAGAAAAAAATATGAAAAAATACTTGATCAAAAATTAAATGAGTTAAAACGCTCCAATACTGAATTAGAACAGTTCGCATATATTGCTTCTCATGACTTGCAAGAACCATTAAGAATGGTTTCCAGCTATTTGCAGTTGATTGAACGCCGATATTTAGACAAACTGGATGAAGATGGGCATGAATTCATGGCATTTGCTGTTGATGGTGCTAATCGAATGCAAAAGATGATTAATGATCTTTTAGTTTATTCTAGGGTAACTACTCGAGGGAAAGAATTTGAATTCATTGATATGGACGAAATTTTAGATAAAGTCTTGAAAAATCTGGAAGTAAGTATTAATGAAAACCATACTCAGATAAACTATGAAAAACTGCCTAAAATTAAAGCCGACCCTTCACAAATGTCTCAGATATTTCAAAATTTAATTGGCAATAGTATTAGATTCAAAAGGCAAGAAAATCCAGTTATTAATATAAATTCCGATGAAAATGAAGACGAATGGATTTTTACGGTGCAAGATAATGGAATTGGAATTGATCCAGAATACTCAGAAAAAATATTTGAAGTGTTTAAACGGCTGCATGGTAAAGACAAGTATCCTGGAACTGGAATTGGACTGGCCATATCTAAAAAAATTGTAGAACGGCATGGTGGGAGTATTTGGGTGGAATCTGAATTGGATAAAGGATCTAAATTTATTTTTACTATTCCAAAAAATCCGGAGGATTGAAAATGATAAATAGTAAACCTATAGAAATATTACTGGTAGAAGACAATCCTGGCGATCCATTTCCCTAGTGCATGAAAAGCTCTATCGCTCATCAGATATAGCTCAAGTAGAAATGTCAAGCTATACACAGCATTTAGTGGATGATCTGGTGCGGAATTATGGAAGGCATGATTTAGATATTTTCGTGGATATAGCAGAAGTTAAAGTAGGGATAGATACCGCCATACCATGTGGATTGATAATTAATGAACTGGTGAGTAACAGTCTTAAGCACGCATTTCCCGACAATAAACTTGGTGAAATTCGGATTAAATTTAATAAAAATGCATCAAATGAATTTGAATTGGTTATACAAGACAATGGAGTAGGTATTTCTCCAGAAATCGACTTAAAACATTCAGAAACTCTCGGCCTAGAACTGGTATCCAGCCTTATAAACCAGCTAGATGGAAGTCTACAAATGCAAAAAAGCCCTGGTGCCACATTTAAGATTAAATTCCAGGAAATAAAATACAGTAAGAGAATATAATCAACTTTTAGATGGTTTTAATTTATCCAAAAGTCCAGATTTACGGGCATAGTGGAATAAATACAACTGAGTGTAACCTGCATATTCACCAAACTGATCCATGCCAAATTCCCGTATTTTAGGAACCGAAATATCTTTTCCATCAAAATATAGGTGACAAATTATTCTTTTTATCCATACATCCACTGGAAATGCTTCCCCCATACCAAAACCATACAGTAAAATACAATCGGCCACTTTAGGGCCTACACCAGGCAGTTCTAGAATGGTTTCAAATGCATTTTCATAACTCATCTTAGCCAATTTATCTAGTTTTATTTCGTTTTGAATCATTTCAGCTGCTTTAATGATGTATTTGGCCCTATAACCCACACCACAAGATTGAAGATTGTTAGTAAATTCAAAATCTTCAGAAAGGTGATCTTCACATCTCTGCATCTCTTCCAGGTCGTGTTCCGGTAATTGAGAGATTATTTTTGATGAAGGAAAAGTATAGAATTTTTCAAGGCCAGGTGAATACTCTTGGCCCCATTTACTCTTTATATCTCTAATGGAACGGCTCCATCTCACAATGGAACAGTTGGCCGAGGATATTGATGAAATTATACATTCAAATGGATCATGAGCCATGAATAATCTCATTCCACCGCAGAATTCAATGGTAGGTTTCAAATTAGGATCCTCTCTTAAAAAATCGTAGAAATGATTTAAATCAAAATCAAGATCGAATATATGGTTAATCTCTTGTTTTATAGCGGCTTCTGAAATTTTATTAGGCGATTCCGTATTAATTATTAATGAATCATCCCTTTCAGCCACTTTTAAAAGACATGGTTTATTATCAATTAAAACTAGTTCCTGAAAAACCCCATTTTTCTCACCCCATGCTGGTTGAGAAGTTTGGCCACTATTGATAGTTAATGAAAGATTACAGGGGCCTTTGAGTTCATTGGGATTAAGTATGAATTCCATAATTAATAATTCATTTTAATATTATATCAAATTAATGAAGAATAAATTAAAATAAATAATTTATAATTTTGTTATAATTAGGTTTGAGTTATTATAAACATATTAAGAATTTTTACTTGTTATCAGGTTACTCCTATACGAGAAAGACCATTATAAATGACCAATCCCCCAATAAATAGTAAAAACGCTGCCATGACCAAATTAGTGTGCTTAAAAAGCCAATGGTTCAGGGGTTGAGTAACTCTTTGGGCAGTTTTAGGGAACACCAAGAAGAAGAATAGAGGAACTTCCACCACGATTAAAGTGATGATGGTTAAGACAGCTACTGCACCTATATCCGCCCAAAGTCCTGCTTTAGCAATTCCAATTTGTCTTCCAGCGGCTAAAACAAATATAGCTGTACTAAAATTAATTAAAAAGGTTAAAAGACCAACTGTGAAATATCGACGGAACTGGGCAAATTTACTTGCTTTTTTATCAATCTTAAGGTACTCGAATAAAGAGCTATTTCTTTTATTTCCTTTAGAAAAAGCACTTCTTAACCCCAATAGAACTAAAATAGCACCTAAAAATATGTCAATGGATGCTATGGTGGCCGGGTCGGCATGACCCGTATTTTGGAGAGCATTTCCCATTAAAAATCCGATTAATACCGTTAATAAAAGTACGAATATCGCTCCCAAATAAAAAGAGAATCCTGAAAGCTTGGGATTATCCGTAATAGACACCATAATCAAGAAAACGGACAATGCCGTGGGACTAACTGCTGCAGCCCAGGATAAGGGCATAATTATGGCCATGAGATTTGGATCTATTATATTATTCAACCCCTGCATGCAATTTAGCATTACTCAAATTAGAATATGAATTTTAATTATAATTTGAAATTAGAAGTTTAAAGAATTTACTAAAACTCTAATTTAATCACCTAGTAGGATTTTAAGATTATAACTTAGGAATTTAAACTAATAATAGTATGTTTTAGAAGATATTTAATATTTTGTTAATAAAATTGTAGTAAATTAAGAAAATTTTTATTGCCCCATCAGTCATGCATTGCCAGTGTAAAAATAATTTTTAAACAGAGATAAACGAGCTGTTCATGTCCC
This genomic interval carries:
- a CDS encoding sensor histidine kinase, which translates into the protein MSLVHEKLYRSSDIAQVEMSSYTQHLVDDLVRNYGRHDLDIFVDIAEVKVGIDTAIPCGLIINELVSNSLKHAFPDNKLGEIRIKFNKNASNEFELVIQDNGVGISPEIDLKHSETLGLELVSSLINQLDGSLQMQKSPGATFKIKFQEIKYSKRI
- a CDS encoding DNA glycosylase, whose protein sequence is MEFILNPNELKGPCNLSLTINSGQTSQPAWGEKNGVFQELVLIDNKPCLLKVAERDDSLIINTESPNKISEAAIKQEINHIFDLDFDLNHFYDFLREDPNLKPTIEFCGGMRLFMAHDPFECIISSISSANCSIVRWSRSIRDIKSKWGQEYSPGLEKFYTFPSSKIISQLPEHDLEEMQRCEDHLSEDFEFTNNLQSCGVGYRAKYIIKAAEMIQNEIKLDKLAKMSYENAFETILELPGVGPKVADCILLYGFGMGEAFPVDVWIKRIICHLYFDGKDISVPKIREFGMDQFGEYAGYTQLYLFHYARKSGLLDKLKPSKS
- a CDS encoding GAP family protein, coding for MQGLNNIIDPNLMAIIMPLSWAAAVSPTALSVFLIMVSITDNPKLSGFSFYLGAIFVLLLTVLIGFLMGNALQNTGHADPATIASIDIFLGAILVLLGLRSAFSKGNKRNSSLFEYLKIDKKASKFAQFRRYFTVGLLTFLINFSTAIFVLAAGRQIGIAKAGLWADIGAVAVLTIITLIVVEVPLFFFLVFPKTAQRVTQPLNHWLFKHTNLVMAAFLLFIGGLVIYNGLSRIGVT